One genomic segment of Theobroma cacao cultivar B97-61/B2 chromosome 6, Criollo_cocoa_genome_V2, whole genome shotgun sequence includes these proteins:
- the LOC18595311 gene encoding cell division cycle 20.1, cofactor of APC complex isoform X1: MNALQQLILQRTDTQDDLDRFIPNRSAMDFDYAHYMLTQGRKIREKTDNIRSPCTEAYQKRLAEALNMNQTRILAFKNKRPMSGRDMIRSEMGSQPAKKRRYISQTSERTLDAPEILDDFSLNLLDWGCNNVLAIALNDIVYLWDASNGSASELVTINSEDGPIASVSWAPDGQHIAIGLNNSHVQLWDCQVKRQLRTLRGGHRHGTRVNALAWNNHILTTGGMDARVINNDVRVREHTVECYMGHQLEVCSLKWSSSGQQLASGGNDNLLFIWDRFMASSNSRTQWLHKLDDHTAAVKALAWCPFQRNLLASGGSRSDQCIRFWNTHTGACLNSVDTGSEVCALLWNKHERELLSSHGFPDNQLILWKYPSMKKMAELLGHTSRALYMAESPNGCTVATAAGDERLQFWNVFGTPEVAISAAKLEPEPFANISRIR; the protein is encoded by the exons ATGAACGCTCTTCAACAACTTATTCTTCAAAGAACAGATACCCAGGATGAT CTTGATAGGTTCATACCAAATAGGTCAGCGATGGACTTTGACTATGCTCATTACATGCTGACACAAGGgagaaaaataagagagaaaacgGATAATATCCGTTCTCCATGTACGGAAGCTTACCAGAAGCGTTTAGCTGAGGCCCTGAATATGAATCAGACCAGAATCTTGGCATTCAAGAATAAGCGACCCATGTCGGGTCGTGATATGATCCGCAGTGAAATGGGTTCCCAACCCGCCAAGAAAAGGCGGTACATCAGTCAG ACTTCAGAGAGGACACTTGATGCCCCTGAAATTTTGGATgatttttccttgaatttaCTTGATTGGGGATGTAACAACGTGCTTGCAATTGCCCTAAATGACATAGTATATCTGTGGGATGCTTCAAATGGTTCTGCCTCTGAACTTGTCACTATTAACTCTGAAGATGGTCCTATTGCAAGTGTAAGCTGGGCGCCTGATGGGCAGCACATTGCAATTGGCCTGAATAATTCTCATGTTCAACTGTGGGATTGTCAAGTTAAGAGACAG CTAAGAACTTTGAGAGGTGGTCATCGTCATGGGACACGAGTGAATGCATTAGCTTGGAACAATCACATTCTTACAACCGGAGGAATGGATGCTAGAGTTATAAACAATGATGTTAGGGTACGAGAACACACTGTTGAATGCTACATGGGACATCAGTTGGAGGTTTGTAGCCTGAAATGGTCTTCCTCAGGTCAACAGTTGGCTAGCGGAGGCAATGACAATCTGCTTTTTATCTGGGACAGATTCATGGCCTCTTCAAATTCCAGAACACAGTGGCTACACAAGCTTGATGACCACACAGCTGCGGTGAAAGCCCTTGCTTGGTGCCCATTTCAGAGAAATTTGTTAGCCTCAGGAGGCAGTAGAAGTGATCAATGCATTAGATTTTGGAACACGCATACAGGTGCTTGCTTGAATTCAGTTGACACTGGTTCAGAGGTCTGTGCTCTTTTGTGGAATAAGCATGAGCGTGAACTTCTTAGCAGTCATGGTTTTCCAGATAATCAGCTCATTTTATGGAAATATCCATCCATGAAAAAGATGGCAGAACTCCTTGGCCACACATCGAGAGCACTTTACATGGCTGAG AGTCCAAATGGATGCACTGTGGCAACTGCAGCAGGGGATGAGAGACTGCAGTTCTGGAATGTGTTTGGGACTCCTGAAGTGGCAATTTCGGCAGCAAAACTGGAGCCTGAGCCATTCGCTAATATATCTCGTATTCGTTGA
- the LOC18595312 gene encoding protein POLYCHOME, whose product MHVHLETPFPLQYSPFFNWKTLPNSPLPQATKLSLSPFVLCRETLRHRQTLSRKPHFFQKLDPYAMAEPRDRITRAVDMAQVFARSRSGPLGILSDESRELLGSPVQRAVTRRPMGVAVNTSDGGLRRGSSFGAPRSGIRSSRNLYPGKENTPVSVTALGRGRGSVLPSWYPRTPLRDITAVVRAIQRRRACVGEGEGQILESPALRDESVLNSNLSSATQLKHNFSAPATTARMKPCPLSVHNVSKILLNVNNQNAEESEILTPQKKLLNSIDTVEKAVLEELQKMKRTPTAKKAERQKKVRTLMSMR is encoded by the exons ATGCACGTGCATTTGGAAACTCCTTTCCCCCTACAATACAGCCCATTTTTCAATTGGAAAACTTTGCCAAATTCGCCTCTCCCCCAAGCAACaaagctctctctctctccttttgTCCTCTGCCGAGAGACCCTTCGTCACCGTCAAACCCTATCAAGAAAACCCCATTTCTtccaaaag TTGGACCCATATGCAATGGCGGAGCCAAGAGATAGAATCACGAGAGCCGTTGATATGGCACAAGTCTTCGCTCGAAGCCGGTCTGGGCCTTTGGGAATTCTCTCCGATGAATCACGGGAGTTGTTAGGCTCCCCTGTTCAACGAGCAGTTACTCGTAGGCCAATGGGAGTTGCTGTAAATACGTCTGATGGAGGGCTCCGCAGGGGCAGCAGTTTTGGGGCCCCAAGGTCCGGGATTAGAAGTAGCCGGAATCTTTACCCGGGAAAAGAGAATACTCCGGTGTCTGTGACTGCCTTGGGCCGTGGAAGGGGCAGTGTGTTACCTTCTTGGTACCCAAGAACTCCTCTCCGTGATATTACTGCTGTTGTAAGG GCCATTCAAAGGAGGAGGGCTTGTGTAGGAGAAGGCGAAGGCCAAATACTTGAGAGCCCAGCATTGAGGGATGAAAGCGTtcttaattcaaatttatcatCAGCTACTCAACTCAAGCACAATTTCTCTGCTCCAGCTACAACTGCCAGAATGAAGCCTTGTCCTCTATCAGTCCATAATGTGTCAAAGATTTTGCTTAATGTCAATAATCAGAATGCTGAGGAATCTGAGATTCTTACACCACAAAAGAAACTCTTGAACTCAATTGACACTGTAGAGAAAGCTGTGTTGGAGGAATTGCAGAAGATGAAGAGGACTCCCACTGCCAAGAAAGCAGAAAGACAGAAGAAAGTCCGCACACTGATGTCAATGCGCTAA
- the LOC18595311 gene encoding cell division cycle 20.1, cofactor of APC complex isoform X2, with the protein MMSAMDFDYAHYMLTQGRKIREKTDNIRSPCTEAYQKRLAEALNMNQTRILAFKNKRPMSGRDMIRSEMGSQPAKKRRYISQTSERTLDAPEILDDFSLNLLDWGCNNVLAIALNDIVYLWDASNGSASELVTINSEDGPIASVSWAPDGQHIAIGLNNSHVQLWDCQVKRQLRTLRGGHRHGTRVNALAWNNHILTTGGMDARVINNDVRVREHTVECYMGHQLEVCSLKWSSSGQQLASGGNDNLLFIWDRFMASSNSRTQWLHKLDDHTAAVKALAWCPFQRNLLASGGSRSDQCIRFWNTHTGACLNSVDTGSEVCALLWNKHERELLSSHGFPDNQLILWKYPSMKKMAELLGHTSRALYMAESPNGCTVATAAGDERLQFWNVFGTPEVAISAAKLEPEPFANISRIR; encoded by the exons ATGAT GTCAGCGATGGACTTTGACTATGCTCATTACATGCTGACACAAGGgagaaaaataagagagaaaacgGATAATATCCGTTCTCCATGTACGGAAGCTTACCAGAAGCGTTTAGCTGAGGCCCTGAATATGAATCAGACCAGAATCTTGGCATTCAAGAATAAGCGACCCATGTCGGGTCGTGATATGATCCGCAGTGAAATGGGTTCCCAACCCGCCAAGAAAAGGCGGTACATCAGTCAG ACTTCAGAGAGGACACTTGATGCCCCTGAAATTTTGGATgatttttccttgaatttaCTTGATTGGGGATGTAACAACGTGCTTGCAATTGCCCTAAATGACATAGTATATCTGTGGGATGCTTCAAATGGTTCTGCCTCTGAACTTGTCACTATTAACTCTGAAGATGGTCCTATTGCAAGTGTAAGCTGGGCGCCTGATGGGCAGCACATTGCAATTGGCCTGAATAATTCTCATGTTCAACTGTGGGATTGTCAAGTTAAGAGACAG CTAAGAACTTTGAGAGGTGGTCATCGTCATGGGACACGAGTGAATGCATTAGCTTGGAACAATCACATTCTTACAACCGGAGGAATGGATGCTAGAGTTATAAACAATGATGTTAGGGTACGAGAACACACTGTTGAATGCTACATGGGACATCAGTTGGAGGTTTGTAGCCTGAAATGGTCTTCCTCAGGTCAACAGTTGGCTAGCGGAGGCAATGACAATCTGCTTTTTATCTGGGACAGATTCATGGCCTCTTCAAATTCCAGAACACAGTGGCTACACAAGCTTGATGACCACACAGCTGCGGTGAAAGCCCTTGCTTGGTGCCCATTTCAGAGAAATTTGTTAGCCTCAGGAGGCAGTAGAAGTGATCAATGCATTAGATTTTGGAACACGCATACAGGTGCTTGCTTGAATTCAGTTGACACTGGTTCAGAGGTCTGTGCTCTTTTGTGGAATAAGCATGAGCGTGAACTTCTTAGCAGTCATGGTTTTCCAGATAATCAGCTCATTTTATGGAAATATCCATCCATGAAAAAGATGGCAGAACTCCTTGGCCACACATCGAGAGCACTTTACATGGCTGAG AGTCCAAATGGATGCACTGTGGCAACTGCAGCAGGGGATGAGAGACTGCAGTTCTGGAATGTGTTTGGGACTCCTGAAGTGGCAATTTCGGCAGCAAAACTGGAGCCTGAGCCATTCGCTAATATATCTCGTATTCGTTGA
- the LOC18595313 gene encoding F-box/kelch-repeat protein At3g06240 yields MVVASNLPGDLTIEILSRLPVKSLLRFRCVHKTWLCPLKSSYFIAEHLQNPNNKDHAFVFVKYTNASGMSRFKLLTHDTLEVSLDLGLPFPRWDTVVGSCNGLVCLYIDHHFPRTKILLYNPAVRVHKIIPESTLPGPESRSVGHVLLGFGYDSVNNDYKVVRVVSLDCHKEGKLVSSVKAEVYTLGMNSWREVEIPPGVNFGLYEPQVFLNGAIHWLGMVEKNRNAIKVVVSFDVSTEMFNLIPLPVFALREIWPMWIDVYKNSLCVVKTAEGTCYEIWVMKEYGVQESWIRLHAIQLSPSHPPWLLGLGMNGKLVLQNLTGLTVYDPNTEEIKNVEFDHPVVSWFSIATYTESLVSV; encoded by the coding sequence aTGGTGGTAGCTAGTAATCTACCAGGAGACCttaccattgaaatactctcAAGACTTCCTGTGAAATCTCTTTTACGTTTCAGGTGTGTACATAAAACCTGGCTTTGTCCCTTAAAATCATCTTATTTTATCGCTGAGCACCTTCAGAATCCAAACAACAAAGACCATGCCTTCGTTTTCGTCAAGTACACGAATGCTTCTGGTATGTCTCGATTCAAGTTGCTTACTCATGACACATTGGAAGTCTCTTTAGACCTCGGATTACCCTTCCCTAGGTGGGACACTGTTGTTGGTTCCTGTAACGGATTGGTTTGTTTATATATTGATCATCATTTTCCCCGTACCAAGATTTTGCTTTATAACCCTGCTGTTAGAGTGCATAAGATCATCCCTGAATCCACTCTTCCTGGCCCAGAAAGTCGATCTGTGGGTCATGTGTTATTGGGGTTCGGATATGATTCTGTAAATAATGATTATAAGGTAGTTAGGGTAGTTTCTTTGGATTGCCATAAGGAAGGGAAATTGGTTTCTAGCGTGAAAGCTGAAGTGTACACATTGGGAATGAATTCTTGGAGAGAAGTGGAAATACCCCCCGGTGTTAACTTTGGCTTATATGAACCTCAAGTATTTTTAAATGGGGCTATTCATTGGTTGGGAATGGTTGAGAAGAACAGAAACGCAATAAAAGTAGTAGTTAGTTTTGATGTCAGCACCGAGATGTTCAACTTAATTCCACTGCCGGTTTTTGCTCTGAGAGAAATATGGCCCATGTGGATTGATGTTTATAAGAATTCGCTTTGTGTGGTTAAGACTGCGGAAGGAACATGTTATGAGATATGGGTGATGAAGGAATATGGTGTTCAAGAGTCATGGATTAGACTGCATGCTATTCAACTCTCTCCAAGTCACCCGCCGTGGCTTTTAGGATTGGGGATGAATGGGAAGTTGGTTTTGCAAAATCTTACAGGGCTAACTGTGTATGATCCTAATACTGAAGAAATTAAGAATGTTGAATTCGATCATCCAGTGGTAAGCTGGTTTAGTATTGCCACTTACACAGAGAGTCTGGTCTCTGTCTAG
- the LOC108662409 gene encoding F-box/kelch-repeat protein At3g06240-like, with translation MGLLGFLGKKRNAKQVVSFDVSTEVFKLFLLPDFVLRNRCLRWIDVHRNFLCVIKPEEGQCYEIWVMEEYGVQESWTRLHAIQLFSLSHPLRFLGLGMNGRLVFENLENHRELTVYYPENKKLKNVELDNSKVDLLTVGTYIESLVAL, from the coding sequence ATGGGGCTATTGGGATTTCTTGGcaagaaaagaaatgcaaAACAAGTAGTTAGTTTTGATGTCAGCACTGAGGTGTTCAAGTTGTTTCTACTGCCAGATTTTGTTCTAAGAAATAGATGCCTTCGGTGGATCGATGTTCACAGGAATTTTCTTTGTGTGATTAAGCCTGAGGAAGGACAATGTTATGAGATATGGGTGATGGAGGAATATGGTGTTCAAGAGTCATGGACTAGACTACATGCTATTCAACTCTTCTCTTTGAGTCACCCGTTGCGGTTTTTAGGACTGGGGATGAATGGGAGGTTGGTTTTCGAAAATCTGGAAAATCATAGAGAGCTAACTGTGTATTATCCTGAGAATAAAAAACTTAAGAATGTTGAATTGGATAATTCAAAGGTAGACTTGTTAACTGTTGGCACTTACATAGAGAGTCTGGTCGCACTCTAG